In a single window of the Prochlorococcus marinus CUG1415 genome:
- the rplV gene encoding 50S ribosomal protein L22 — MTKTPETTKTAIAHGNYIRGSASKVRRVLDQIRGRSYRDALIMLEFMPYRSTDPITKVLRSAVANAEHNLGMDPSNLVISSAWANSGPVMKRYRPRAQGRAFSIKKQTCHISISVESAPTQTNAEVQN, encoded by the coding sequence ATGACAAAAACACCTGAAACAACAAAAACAGCCATTGCTCATGGGAATTATATTCGTGGATCAGCCTCTAAAGTGAGAAGAGTGTTGGATCAGATAAGGGGTAGGTCTTATAGAGATGCATTGATTATGTTGGAATTTATGCCTTATAGATCTACAGACCCTATTACTAAAGTTCTAAGATCTGCGGTTGCCAATGCAGAACATAACCTTGGAATGGATCCATCTAACTTAGTTATTTCGTCTGCATGGGCTAATAGTGGTCCTGTAATGAAAAGGTATAGGCCTAGAGCTCAAGGTAGAGCTTTTTCAATTAAAAAACAGACTTGCCACATCAGTATTTCTGTTGAATCTGCTCCTACTCAAACTAATGCGGAGGTACAAAACTAA
- the rpsS gene encoding 30S ribosomal protein S19 has protein sequence MGRSLKKGPFIADSLLKKVEKQNSNNDKSVIKTWSRSSTILPVMIGHTIAVHNGKSHIPVFITEQMIGHKLGEFAPTRTYRGHIRDKKGAKS, from the coding sequence ATGGGACGTTCACTAAAAAAAGGACCTTTTATAGCAGATAGCCTGCTCAAGAAGGTAGAAAAACAAAATTCTAATAATGACAAGTCTGTTATCAAAACTTGGTCAAGATCCTCTACGATTTTACCTGTAATGATAGGTCATACAATCGCCGTTCATAATGGCAAATCTCACATTCCAGTATTTATTACTGAACAAATGATTGGTCATAAACTCGGTGAATTTGCTCCTACACGCACTTACCGAGGTCATATAAGAGATAAGAAAGGAGCAAAATCATGA
- the rplB gene encoding 50S ribosomal protein L2, which translates to MAIRKFKPYTPGTRQRVVTDFSEITSAKPERSLIVSKHRVKGRNNRGVITCRHRGGGHKRQYRLVDFRRDKRNINAKVAAIHYDPHRNARLALLFYEDGEKRYIIAPAGVKVGQNVISGESVPIEDGNAMPLSVMPLGSSVHCVELYAGRGAQMVRSAGASAQVMAKEGDYVALKLPSTEVRLVRKECYATLGEVGNSEIRNTSLGKAGRRRWLGRRPQVRGSVMNPCDHPHGGGEGKAPIGRAGPVTPWGKPALGLKTRKKNKPSNKLVVRRRRRVSKRSRGGRDS; encoded by the coding sequence ATGGCAATTCGTAAATTTAAACCTTATACACCTGGCACTAGGCAGAGAGTAGTTACTGACTTTAGTGAAATAACAAGTGCAAAACCTGAGAGATCATTAATAGTTTCAAAACATAGAGTTAAAGGCAGGAATAATCGTGGAGTTATTACTTGTCGTCATAGAGGAGGAGGTCACAAAAGGCAATATAGATTAGTCGACTTCAGAAGAGATAAAAGAAACATTAACGCTAAAGTTGCAGCTATCCACTACGATCCTCATAGAAATGCAAGGCTTGCACTTTTATTTTACGAAGATGGAGAGAAAAGATATATTATCGCTCCCGCTGGAGTAAAAGTCGGCCAAAATGTCATATCTGGTGAAAGTGTTCCAATTGAAGATGGAAATGCAATGCCACTATCTGTTATGCCATTAGGTTCCAGTGTTCATTGTGTTGAGTTATATGCTGGAAGAGGCGCTCAGATGGTTAGATCTGCAGGAGCTAGTGCCCAAGTTATGGCAAAAGAAGGAGATTATGTTGCTCTAAAACTCCCATCTACTGAGGTACGACTTGTTAGAAAAGAATGTTACGCAACTCTTGGAGAAGTTGGTAACTCAGAAATAAGGAATACTAGTTTAGGTAAAGCAGGAAGAAGAAGATGGCTTGGAAGAAGGCCACAAGTAAGAGGTAGTGTAATGAACCCATGTGATCATCCACATGGAGGAGGAGAGGGAAAAGCACCAATTGGTAGAGCAGGTCCAGTTACTCCATGGGGTAAACCAGCTCTTGGGTTAAAGACACGTAAAAAGAACAAACCAAGTAATAAATTAGTAGTTCGAAGACGGCGTCGCGTTTCTAAGAGGAGTAGAGGAGGAAGAGACTCTTGA
- a CDS encoding 50S ribosomal protein L23 translates to MSKLFSSRLADVIRKPVITEKATNALDINQYTFEVDHRAAKPQIKAAIEALFSVKVIGVSTMNPPRRTRRVGKFSGKRSQVKKAIVRLAEGDKIQLFPES, encoded by the coding sequence ATGAGTAAATTATTCTCTTCTCGTTTAGCAGATGTAATACGAAAGCCAGTTATTACTGAGAAAGCTACAAACGCACTAGATATTAACCAATATACTTTTGAAGTAGATCATAGAGCGGCAAAGCCACAAATAAAGGCAGCTATAGAAGCCTTGTTCAGTGTTAAAGTCATAGGAGTTAGCACTATGAATCCTCCTAGGAGAACTAGAAGAGTCGGGAAGTTTTCCGGTAAACGTTCTCAGGTCAAGAAGGCAATTGTACGTCTTGCTGAAGGAGACAAAATCCAACTATTTCCAGAATCTTAA
- the rplD gene encoding 50S ribosomal protein L4 translates to MKTLETLKWDGQKSGKVTLDLAVAKETSSADLIHRAVLRQLANKRQGTASTLTRSEVRGGGRKPYKQKGTGRARQGSIRTPLRPGGGIIFGPKPRSYNLDMNRKERRLALRTALMSRVSDMKAVEDFGSTLKQPKTSDIINGLARLGIQKTEKVLVILDSPSDVIKKSINNIEKVKLIAADQLNVFDILNANKLVIGQSAINKIQEVYAS, encoded by the coding sequence ATGAAAACACTAGAAACTCTTAAGTGGGATGGTCAAAAATCAGGTAAAGTTACTCTTGATTTAGCGGTTGCTAAAGAAACTTCTTCTGCAGACTTAATCCATAGAGCAGTCCTTAGGCAGCTAGCAAATAAAAGACAAGGGACAGCATCAACTTTGACAAGATCTGAAGTACGTGGGGGAGGTAGAAAGCCATACAAACAGAAAGGTACAGGAAGAGCTCGTCAAGGATCAATAAGAACACCCTTAAGACCTGGTGGCGGAATTATTTTTGGACCCAAGCCACGTTCTTACAATCTTGATATGAATCGTAAGGAACGTAGATTAGCTCTTAGAACAGCACTAATGTCCAGAGTATCTGATATGAAGGCTGTTGAAGATTTTGGATCTACTCTAAAGCAGCCTAAAACAAGTGACATTATCAATGGCCTTGCTCGATTAGGTATACAAAAAACTGAAAAAGTCTTGGTTATTCTTGATAGTCCGTCCGATGTCATAAAAAAATCCATCAATAATATTGAAAAAGTAAAATTAATAGCCGCCGATCAATTAAATGTATTTGATATTCTCAATGCTAATAAATTGGTAATAGGTCAATCAGCGATAAATAAAATTCAGGAGGTTTATGCATCATGA
- the rplC gene encoding 50S ribosomal protein L3, with product MSIGILGKKLGMSQLFDDKGNAVPVTLIEAGPCRITQLKTAALDGYTAVQIGYGLSKEKHISKPEKGHLLKSGEELLKHLKEYRVEETTSYEIGNKITVKNFEVGQKVDISGKSMGRGFAGYQKRHGFSRGPMSHGSKNHRAPGSTGAGTTPGRIYPGKRMAGRYGGKQITTKGLLVLKIDDQKNLLVVKGSVPGKPGSIVNIKPNNVVGKKGGEKS from the coding sequence ATGTCTATAGGAATTTTAGGAAAGAAATTGGGCATGTCCCAGCTTTTCGACGACAAAGGTAATGCTGTACCAGTTACTCTTATTGAAGCTGGTCCTTGCCGTATCACGCAATTGAAAACTGCCGCTTTGGATGGTTATACTGCCGTTCAAATAGGTTATGGCTTGTCCAAAGAGAAGCATATAAGTAAACCTGAAAAGGGACATTTGTTGAAATCAGGTGAAGAACTTTTAAAGCATTTGAAAGAATATAGGGTTGAAGAAACTACATCTTATGAAATCGGAAATAAAATAACTGTAAAAAACTTTGAGGTTGGTCAAAAAGTTGATATCAGTGGCAAATCTATGGGTAGAGGTTTTGCTGGTTATCAGAAAAGACATGGTTTTAGCAGAGGTCCTATGAGTCATGGTTCAAAAAATCATAGAGCACCTGGATCTACAGGAGCAGGAACAACTCCAGGCAGAATTTATCCTGGGAAAAGAATGGCAGGAAGATACGGAGGAAAACAGATAACTACTAAAGGTTTGTTAGTTCTAAAAATTGATGATCAGAAAAATTTGCTTGTAGTAAAGGGTTCTGTCCCAGGTAAGCCTGGCTCAATTGTCAACATTAAGCCAAACAATGTTGTAGGCAAAAAAGGAGGTGAAAAATCATGA
- the ndhN gene encoding NAD(P)H-quinone oxidoreductase subunit N: protein MPLLLTGKKFHNDLKTNKCIAMFAPLEGGYETRLLRRMRAKGFKTFITSARGLGDPEVFLLKLHGVRPPHLGHQSVGRNGALGEVQQVIPQASELFNENDKNKLLWLLEGQVLSKSELESLIDICSKDNKLTIVVEMGGSRKLEWKPLSDYILDEFES, encoded by the coding sequence ATGCCATTACTTCTCACAGGGAAAAAGTTTCATAACGATTTAAAAACTAACAAATGTATTGCAATGTTTGCTCCTCTTGAAGGTGGTTATGAAACCCGTCTTTTGCGGAGAATGAGGGCCAAAGGCTTTAAAACTTTTATAACCTCAGCAAGAGGGCTTGGAGATCCAGAAGTATTCTTGCTCAAATTACATGGCGTTAGACCACCTCACCTTGGTCATCAAAGCGTAGGAAGAAATGGAGCACTTGGGGAAGTTCAACAAGTAATCCCACAAGCTTCTGAGTTATTTAATGAAAATGATAAAAATAAATTACTTTGGTTACTAGAAGGTCAAGTATTGTCTAAATCTGAATTAGAGAGCTTAATAGATATTTGCTCTAAAGATAACAAACTAACAATTGTTGTTGAAATGGGGGGTTCAAGAAAACTTGAATGGAAGCCATTAAGTGATTATATTTTGGATGAATTTGAAAGCTAA
- a CDS encoding LdpA C-terminal domain-containing domain, whose product MIKTKNKKDKWIKFICGASNEDIVAIEDLCAIYTAAGVDYIDVAAEESIVHAAKKGIEWAKQVSKNSPGLMISISDGNDIHFRKAKFDPLKCPPHCPRPCEKVCPTNAIDNSGIKESKCYGCGRCLNSCPLNLISEYEYNLSKDDLASTLQKIKPDAVEIHTDINRIDSFIKVVSTLKSSETKLKNISISCGLHQSVKNSQGPEDLLKAIWVRYEILNELNIPLIWQLDGRPMSGDLAPATSKDAVKLFERIGPDLPPGLIQLAGGTNEKTHEFLNSNNLPDGIAFGSSARKIMQPLIDFAHKNNKRLYDYPERMALAIKKAQKFLEPWKMS is encoded by the coding sequence TTGATTAAAACCAAGAATAAAAAAGATAAATGGATTAAGTTCATTTGTGGTGCAAGTAATGAAGATATTGTTGCTATTGAAGATTTATGTGCAATTTATACTGCTGCTGGTGTCGACTACATAGATGTTGCCGCAGAAGAATCTATAGTTCATGCAGCAAAAAAAGGAATCGAGTGGGCGAAACAAGTCTCTAAAAACTCCCCTGGATTAATGATAAGCATTAGTGATGGTAATGATATCCACTTTCGTAAAGCAAAATTTGATCCATTAAAATGTCCCCCTCATTGTCCAAGACCTTGCGAAAAAGTATGCCCAACCAATGCAATTGATAATTCTGGGATCAAAGAAAGTAAATGTTATGGATGTGGAAGATGTTTAAATAGCTGTCCCCTAAATCTAATTAGTGAATATGAATATAATTTGTCAAAAGATGATTTAGCATCAACACTTCAAAAAATAAAGCCTGATGCAGTAGAAATTCATACAGATATCAATCGCATTGATTCATTTATAAAAGTTGTCAGTACACTTAAAAGTTCTGAAACAAAATTGAAAAACATATCTATCAGTTGTGGATTACATCAATCTGTCAAAAATTCACAAGGGCCCGAAGATCTTTTAAAAGCTATTTGGGTAAGATATGAAATTCTTAATGAACTGAATATTCCACTTATTTGGCAGCTGGATGGCCGGCCAATGTCTGGTGATCTTGCTCCAGCCACAAGCAAAGATGCAGTTAAGTTGTTCGAAAGAATCGGTCCAGATCTTCCACCTGGATTAATTCAATTAGCAGGCGGAACAAATGAAAAAACTCATGAATTTTTGAATTCAAACAATCTTCCAGATGGAATAGCATTTGGAAGTTCTGCAAGGAAAATTATGCAGCCTCTCATTGATTTTGCTCACAAAAATAACAAAAGACTCTACGATTATCCTGAAAGAATGGCTTTAGCTATCAAAAAAGCTCAAAAATTTCTAGAGCCATGGAAAATGAGCTAA
- a CDS encoding HAD family hydrolase, which yields MSAQKVILFDFDGVIVDGMNEYWHSSLLACEKYLKSPYISVDQKLYERVPNTFKEIRPWVKYGWEMVLIVHEIIKTENPLKNFNKDYFINKYHQNCQRILKDNFWIAEDLQKILDESRNYQIHKDFKKWVNLHNPFFEVINFIEELKKRGIKTGIITTKGKIFAEKILHQLNICPEFIFGYESGTKIKIAEELTQAYEILGFIEDRKKTLIDIKQNSKTCHIPCFLADWGYLKNSDRSNLSNDIQLLKLVELDNLLAI from the coding sequence GTGTCTGCTCAAAAAGTAATTCTATTTGATTTTGATGGAGTTATAGTCGATGGAATGAATGAATATTGGCATAGTTCTTTGCTGGCCTGTGAAAAATATTTAAAATCTCCATACATCAGTGTTGATCAAAAACTTTATGAAAGAGTACCAAATACTTTCAAAGAAATTAGGCCTTGGGTTAAATATGGTTGGGAAATGGTTCTAATAGTTCACGAAATTATAAAAACAGAAAATCCATTAAAAAATTTTAATAAAGATTATTTCATTAATAAATATCATCAAAATTGTCAGAGAATATTAAAAGATAATTTCTGGATTGCTGAAGATCTACAGAAAATATTAGATGAGTCTCGCAACTACCAAATTCATAAAGATTTTAAAAAGTGGGTGAATTTACACAATCCATTTTTTGAAGTTATAAATTTTATAGAAGAATTAAAAAAAAGAGGAATCAAAACCGGAATAATAACCACAAAGGGGAAAATATTTGCAGAAAAAATTCTTCACCAATTAAATATCTGTCCAGAGTTTATATTTGGTTATGAGTCTGGAACAAAAATCAAAATAGCTGAAGAGCTTACTCAAGCATATGAAATTTTAGGATTCATAGAAGACAGAAAAAAAACTCTAATTGACATTAAACAAAATTCAAAAACTTGTCACATACCTTGCTTCCTCGCTGATTGGGGATATTTAAAAAACTCAGACAGATCTAATTTAAGTAATGACATCCAATTATTAAAATTAGTTGAACTAGATAATTTACTTGCAATTTAA
- the recA gene encoding recombinase RecA → MSLEEKKKTESREKEKALSLVLGQIERNFGRGSIMRLGDASRMKVETISTGALTLDLALGGGYPKGRVVEIYGPESSGKTTLTLHAIAEVQKNGGVAAFVDAEHALDPVYAASLGVDVENLLVSQPDTGEMALEIVDQLIRSSAVDLVVVDSVAALTPRAEIEGEMGDHVIGSQARLMSQAMRKITGNIGKSGCTVIFLNQLRLKIGVTYGNPETTTGGNALKFYASVRLDIRRIQTLKRGTEEYGIRAKVKVAKNKVAPPFRIAEFDILFGKGISTTGCLLDLAEETNIIIRRGAWYSYEGENIGQGRDNTIIWLDQNLEIKNQVESIVKEKLTEGTEVSSNSMKALNSNPANTIAVNEIKTVA, encoded by the coding sequence ATGAGTCTTGAAGAAAAGAAAAAAACTGAATCAAGAGAAAAAGAGAAGGCATTAAGTCTTGTCTTAGGTCAAATAGAACGAAATTTTGGACGAGGGTCAATAATGAGACTTGGCGACGCATCAAGAATGAAAGTAGAAACAATTTCTACAGGGGCACTCACATTAGATTTAGCATTAGGAGGAGGCTATCCAAAAGGAAGAGTAGTAGAAATATACGGACCAGAAAGTTCAGGAAAAACTACATTAACTCTTCACGCAATAGCAGAAGTCCAAAAAAATGGAGGAGTAGCTGCGTTTGTAGATGCTGAGCATGCACTTGATCCAGTTTATGCAGCCTCTTTAGGGGTTGATGTTGAAAATTTGCTAGTTTCACAACCAGATACTGGTGAAATGGCTCTAGAAATAGTTGATCAGCTTATAAGATCGAGTGCAGTAGATCTCGTCGTTGTTGACTCGGTAGCAGCACTAACTCCAAGAGCCGAGATAGAAGGAGAGATGGGAGATCACGTAATTGGAAGCCAAGCAAGACTAATGAGTCAAGCAATGAGAAAAATAACTGGGAACATTGGCAAATCTGGATGTACAGTAATATTCCTTAATCAATTACGCTTAAAAATCGGTGTTACATATGGCAATCCAGAAACAACAACAGGAGGGAATGCATTGAAATTTTATGCCTCAGTGAGACTTGATATCAGAAGAATTCAAACACTTAAAAGAGGTACCGAAGAATACGGCATAAGAGCAAAAGTGAAAGTAGCAAAAAACAAAGTTGCACCGCCATTTAGAATTGCAGAATTTGATATTCTCTTCGGGAAAGGTATTAGTACAACAGGGTGTTTATTAGATTTAGCAGAGGAGACTAACATTATAATAAGGAGAGGGGCTTGGTATAGTTATGAAGGAGAAAATATTGGACAAGGAAGAGATAATACAATTATTTGGCTTGATCAAAACTTAGAAATTAAAAATCAAGTAGAATCTATTGTTAAAGAGAAATTAACAGAAGGTACTGAAGTAAGCTCTAATTCAATGAAAGCCTTAAATAGCAATCCTGCTAATACAATCGCTGTTAATGAAATAAAAACAGTAGCTTAG
- a CDS encoding DUF2839 domain-containing protein produces MGEAKRRKTIGLPPKKKNTQIKFDESPRLFEWLPFTINQKDSLIKLSIKASWFGIGGLVILWVVVRFIGPAAGWWTLADSL; encoded by the coding sequence ATGGGAGAAGCAAAAAGACGTAAAACAATTGGTTTACCTCCAAAAAAAAAGAATACTCAAATTAAATTTGACGAGTCCCCAAGATTATTTGAATGGCTCCCCTTTACAATTAATCAAAAAGATAGCTTAATTAAATTAAGTATTAAAGCTAGCTGGTTTGGGATTGGTGGGTTAGTGATTTTATGGGTTGTAGTCAGATTTATAGGGCCTGCGGCAGGGTGGTGGACTTTGGCTGATTCTTTATAA
- a CDS encoding DNA helicase, whose amino-acid sequence MLEILSHQYLKNFLREQSINWDHIYSFARIISKCISNDSTYLVNSEIFSTHDWLPPILISLFLKEENSTFILSEKKIQFIKEFQIDLLKNLGFNFILKNDQIIFANHLVRLITIQDFLNDPNSLNLRNHRIVYSGIEDIKQDLRTHFRITLLKKDWTKNFQEFECINQEFIKVYDLFNKKFFMRKVLGNSYINLDEKEISFLTNFFHENSSFSDKFYSVSKALSQGWACWVKLNNTNLDWNLYLQPIDELAQMNEFFSKNKFVFLSALRKDNFFQMYLKKQSLNIDLVINFKSNFEEKKISLYIPSKQLLPNHPLFTNSTLDKCKKLILFRKGLTLFLSDDINFKTNLATELASKYGKRVLLETIPSRNNEILCSSFDWWIMNSYLIEIPEQIIIPLLPLANMSEPINAMIVSYNKKLSQDWFRDFFLPQARLKIERSISPLRRNAGKLIILDGRANKRHWGRVLLQNIQPAKQIKYMLPFD is encoded by the coding sequence ATGCTTGAAATCTTAAGTCATCAATATTTGAAAAATTTTTTGAGAGAACAAAGTATTAATTGGGATCACATATATTCTTTTGCGAGAATAATTTCCAAGTGCATTTCAAATGATTCGACATATCTAGTTAATTCAGAAATTTTCTCTACCCATGATTGGTTGCCTCCAATTTTGATTTCTTTATTTTTAAAAGAAGAAAATTCAACTTTTATTTTATCTGAAAAAAAAATTCAATTTATAAAAGAATTTCAGATTGATTTATTAAAAAATCTTGGATTTAATTTTATTTTAAAAAATGATCAAATTATTTTTGCAAATCATTTGGTTCGCTTGATAACAATTCAAGATTTCCTTAATGATCCCAATTCTCTTAATCTTAGAAATCATCGAATCGTTTATTCTGGAATAGAGGATATAAAACAAGATCTCAGAACCCATTTTAGGATTACTTTACTGAAAAAGGATTGGACCAAAAACTTTCAAGAATTTGAATGCATAAATCAAGAATTTATTAAAGTATATGATTTGTTTAATAAAAAGTTCTTTATGAGAAAAGTTTTAGGAAATAGTTATATAAATTTAGATGAAAAAGAAATAAGTTTTTTAACAAATTTTTTTCATGAAAATTCTTCTTTTTCTGATAAATTTTATAGTGTCAGCAAGGCATTATCGCAAGGTTGGGCATGTTGGGTAAAATTAAATAATACAAATCTAGATTGGAATCTGTATTTGCAGCCAATTGATGAACTAGCTCAAATGAATGAATTTTTTTCTAAAAATAAATTCGTTTTTTTATCAGCTTTGAGAAAAGATAATTTCTTTCAAATGTATCTTAAAAAGCAAAGTTTAAATATTGACTTGGTTATTAATTTTAAAAGTAATTTTGAAGAAAAAAAGATTTCATTATATATACCCTCTAAACAGTTACTTCCCAATCATCCTCTTTTTACAAATTCAACCTTAGATAAATGCAAAAAGTTAATACTTTTTAGAAAGGGTTTAACCTTATTTTTGTCTGACGATATTAATTTTAAAACTAACCTTGCCACAGAATTAGCTTCTAAGTATGGGAAGAGGGTCTTGCTAGAGACAATTCCATCTCGTAATAATGAAATTCTTTGCTCTAGTTTTGATTGGTGGATTATGAATTCTTATTTAATAGAAATTCCAGAACAAATTATCATTCCTTTACTTCCTTTAGCGAATATGTCAGAACCTATTAATGCAATGATAGTTTCTTATAATAAAAAACTTTCTCAAGATTGGTTTAGAGACTTTTTTCTTCCTCAAGCCAGATTAAAAATAGAAAGATCTATTTCACCTTTAAGAAGAAATGCAGGTAAGTTAATAATTTTAGACGGAAGAGCAAATAAAAGACACTGGGGAAGAGTACTTTTGCAAAATATACAACCCGCAAAACAAATTAAATATATGTTACCTTTTGATTAG
- a CDS encoding prephenate/arogenate dehydrogenase, producing MKIGIVGLGLIGGSLGLKLQSLNHTIYGVANNEVNEKKAKEKKLANFVSCELSLLKQCELIILALPIKDLINPSKQLVASIPKETIVTDVGSVKETIVNKWENLHPLFIGSHPMAGTEQKGVDSGFEDLFENAKWIITPTQNSDCNAVRTLSELIKSMNCEICQASPKEHDQAVSLISHLPIFLASALIETVNTKNNQSLLDLTQKLAATGFADTSRVGGGNAQLGIDLAINNQMNVLNTINNFKNKLNKLESLIKEKNWELLSKKLAEAKEIRGNFID from the coding sequence ATGAAAATTGGAATAGTAGGATTAGGTTTAATTGGCGGATCATTAGGATTAAAACTCCAAAGTTTAAACCATACCATTTATGGAGTAGCAAATAATGAAGTTAATGAAAAAAAAGCAAAAGAAAAAAAGCTTGCAAATTTTGTTAGCTGTGAACTGAGCTTATTAAAACAATGTGAGCTCATAATTTTGGCATTGCCTATAAAAGATTTAATAAATCCATCTAAGCAATTAGTAGCATCAATTCCAAAAGAAACAATAGTAACCGATGTTGGCTCTGTTAAAGAAACAATAGTAAATAAATGGGAAAATTTACATCCTTTATTTATTGGATCACATCCAATGGCAGGTACAGAACAAAAAGGAGTTGATTCAGGTTTTGAAGATCTTTTTGAAAACGCAAAATGGATTATTACCCCTACACAAAATAGTGATTGCAATGCAGTCAGGACTCTTTCTGAGCTAATAAAATCAATGAATTGTGAAATTTGCCAAGCTTCGCCAAAAGAACATGATCAAGCAGTATCTTTAATTTCTCATTTGCCTATATTTTTAGCTTCTGCCCTAATAGAAACTGTAAATACAAAAAACAACCAATCTTTATTGGACCTCACACAAAAACTCGCAGCTACAGGATTTGCTGACACTTCGAGAGTTGGCGGCGGCAATGCTCAATTAGGCATAGACTTAGCTATTAACAATCAGATGAATGTTTTAAATACCATAAATAATTTTAAAAATAAGCTGAATAAATTGGAATCTCTTATAAAGGAAAAAAATTGGGAGTTACTTTCTAAAAAACTTGCTGAAGCAAAAGAAATCAGAGGAAATTTTATAGATTAA